A region from the Benincasa hispida cultivar B227 chromosome 8, ASM972705v1, whole genome shotgun sequence genome encodes:
- the LOC120082631 gene encoding LEAF RUST 10 DISEASE-RESISTANCE LOCUS RECEPTOR-LIKE PROTEIN KINASE-like 1.2 codes for MDFKATTFLLIIFFIIVTCQTLSSDQKTEACAPKSCGKGPNISYPFRIANSHSPFCGIPSFDIACKDENPIIRIAEDDYIIRDIFYKNHSFLLTNAAAYDVNSPTPLHNLSLQRTPFSFSSNPYGFFFFYNCTSLPPDHSFPIGCSSTGKLHSFASFSDGSLGSINSSYHSCQSLVAMPLHFSNNEEEDFNELFKKSYSDVLKMGFSLNWSAQNCSKCETSGGRCGFQSNKFVRFCSDGCHLETCKQGNFLKILVL; via the coding sequence ATGGATTTCAAGGCGAccacttttcttcttatcatcttcttcatcatcgtAACTTGCCAAACTCTGTCTTCAGACCAAAAGACTGAAGCTTGTGCTCCAAAATCCTGCGGGAAAGGTCCAAATATAAGCTACCCTTTCCGGATAGCTAATTCACACAGCCCCTTCTGTGGAATCCCAAGCTTCGATATTGCCTGCAAAGATGAAAACCCAATTATCAGAATTGCAGAAGATGATTATATTATCAGAGATATTTTCTACAAAAACCATTCTTTTCTTTTGACAAATGCTGCGGCTTATGATGTGAACTCCCCAACTCCTCTTCATAATTTGAGCCTCCAACGAACCCCCTTCAGTTTCAGTTCAAATCCTTAtggattcttcttcttctacaacTGTACTTCCCTTCCTCCCGATCATAGCTTCCCAATTGGTTGTTCTAGCACAGGCAAACTCCATTCTTTTGCTTCTTTCAGTGATGGATCTTTGGGGTCCATTAACTCCTCTTACCATTCTTGTCAATCCTTGGTTGCGATGCCTTTGCACTTCAGTAATAATGAGGAAGAGGATTTTAATGAGTTGTTCAAGAAGAGTTATTCTGATGTCTTGAAGATGGGATTCAGTTTAAATTGGAGTGCTCAAAATTGTAGCAAATGTGAGACAAGTGGTGGCCGATGTGGATTCCAAAGCAACAAGTTTGTTCGCTTTTGTTCTGATGGATGTCATCTCGAAACCTGCAAACAGGGTAACTTTCTAAAAATATTAGTTCTATAG